The proteins below come from a single Candidatus Omnitrophota bacterium genomic window:
- a CDS encoding 4Fe-4S dicluster domain-containing protein codes for MKYPKLRELKEAIIALVKGPYTSDYPSEPHHPAKRFRGKPEYSNEGCIACTACAAVCPVRAIEFRDVVTKNKATRKMMLHLDECHYCGQCSALCTTREDVPPGIKHTTEFDLAGFDRASMISATDEKELALCEICGDVITAKAHLAWIAKKLGPLAFSNPTLFISSLKGMGFAEDVAQGAKEYVLRSDRIKILCSKCRRVTTIER; via the coding sequence ATGAAGTATCCTAAGCTGAGGGAATTGAAAGAGGCGATCATCGCGCTTGTGAAAGGGCCCTACACCTCCGATTATCCTTCGGAGCCGCATCACCCCGCGAAGAGATTTCGCGGAAAGCCGGAATATTCGAATGAAGGCTGCATAGCCTGCACCGCCTGCGCCGCCGTATGTCCGGTGAGGGCAATCGAATTCCGGGATGTCGTTACTAAAAATAAGGCTACAAGGAAGATGATGCTGCATCTGGACGAGTGCCATTACTGCGGCCAGTGCAGCGCTCTTTGCACCACGCGTGAGGATGTCCCACCCGGTATAAAGCATACCACCGAGTTCGATCTTGCGGGTTTCGACCGCGCCTCGATGATCTCGGCTACCGATGAAAAAGAGCTGGCGTTATGTGAAATATGCGGCGATGTCATTACCGCTAAGGCCCACCTGGCCTGGATCGCCAAAAAACTCGGCCCGCTCGCGTTCTCGAACCCCACTCTATTCATATCGTCCCTTAAAGGGATGGGATTTGCCGAAGATGTCGCTCAAGGTGCTAAAGAATATGTCTTAAGATCCGACAGGATCAAGATCCTCTGCTCAAAATGCAGAAGGGTAACGACCATTGAACGATAG
- a CDS encoding hydrogenase maturation protease — protein MNDSKPELHDLKAELNNRIKGRVTIAGIGNIMRGDDGLGPKLIELLKARNVNAGLFDCGTAPENYIFPMLKSLCDTLILVDAADMSLEPGASRVLDVDNIVNISFSTHSPSPRLFIDLLKMGREDLNIFIISVQPKNTSLGIPLSEEVLKGLEALTGVILETLT, from the coding sequence TTGAACGATAGTAAACCCGAACTCCACGATCTAAAAGCGGAACTAAATAACCGGATAAAGGGCAGGGTCACGATAGCCGGCATAGGCAATATAATGCGCGGCGATGACGGGCTGGGCCCGAAGCTCATCGAATTATTAAAGGCCCGCAACGTCAACGCGGGCCTCTTCGATTGCGGTACGGCGCCTGAGAACTATATATTCCCGATGCTTAAGAGCCTGTGCGACACGCTTATACTCGTGGATGCCGCTGATATGTCTCTCGAGCCGGGCGCCTCCAGAGTTCTCGACGTAGATAATATCGTGAATATCAGTTTCTCCACTCACAGCCCGTCTCCCAGGCTCTTCATAGACCTTCTGAAGATGGGCAGGGAAGACCTTAATATCTTCATAATATCCGTTCAGCCCAAAAATACGTCTTTAGGGATCCCGTTGAGCGAAGAGGTGCTTAAGGGGCTCGAAGCACTGACGGGCGTTATTTTAGAAACCTTAACCTGA